In the genome of Streptomyces pactum, one region contains:
- a CDS encoding lytic polysaccharide monooxygenase — translation MAGRKRRLASLAAVLATLLGGIGLTLLGQGNAQAHGVTMTPGSRTYLCWLDAKTSTGSLDPTNPACKAALSESGPNSLYNWFAVLDSNAGGRGPGYVPDGKLCSAGDRSPYNFTGYNAARSDWPRTHLTSGSTIQVKHSNWAAHPGSFRVYLSKPGYLPSSELGWDDLELIQTVTDPPQSGSPGTDGGHYYWDLSLPEGRSGDAVMFIQWVRSDSQENFFSCSDIVFDGGNGEVTGIRGSVGTPTPTPTPTPTPTDPHTGCMAVYSVTNSWSGGFQGSVEVMNHGTTARDGWAVKWTPGAATRISSLWNGGLTTGSDGTVTVRNVDHNRTIPPDGSVTFGFTATSTGNNHPVGSVVCVNP, via the coding sequence ATGGCTGGACGCAAGAGACGACTTGCTTCCCTGGCTGCCGTGCTCGCGACCCTGCTCGGTGGAATCGGCCTGACGTTACTCGGCCAGGGCAACGCGCAGGCGCATGGTGTCACGATGACGCCGGGCTCGCGCACGTACCTCTGCTGGCTGGATGCCAAGACCAGCACCGGCTCTCTGGACCCGACGAACCCGGCGTGCAAGGCGGCGCTCAGCGAGAGCGGCCCGAACTCGCTGTACAACTGGTTCGCCGTACTCGACTCCAACGCGGGCGGGCGCGGCCCCGGTTACGTCCCGGACGGAAAGCTGTGCAGCGCCGGTGACCGGTCGCCGTACAACTTCACCGGGTACAACGCCGCCCGCTCCGACTGGCCCCGTACGCACCTGACGTCCGGAAGCACGATCCAGGTCAAGCACAGTAACTGGGCCGCGCACCCCGGCTCCTTCAGGGTGTACCTCTCCAAGCCTGGCTACTTGCCCAGCTCAGAACTGGGCTGGGACGACCTGGAGCTCATCCAGACCGTCACCGACCCGCCGCAGTCGGGTTCGCCGGGCACGGACGGCGGCCACTACTACTGGGATCTGAGCCTGCCCGAGGGCCGTTCGGGTGACGCGGTGATGTTCATCCAGTGGGTGCGCTCGGACAGCCAGGAGAACTTCTTCTCCTGCTCCGACATCGTCTTCGACGGCGGCAACGGCGAAGTGACCGGCATCCGCGGCTCGGTTGGCACCCCCACGCCGACCCCGACCCCGACTCCCACGCCGACCGACCCGCACACCGGGTGCATGGCCGTCTACAGCGTGACCAACTCCTGGAGCGGCGGCTTCCAGGGTTCCGTAGAGGTCATGAACCACGGTACGACAGCGCGTGACGGCTGGGCGGTGAAGTGGACGCCCGGCGCGGCCACTCGGATCAGCAGCCTCTGGAACGGCGGGCTGACAACCGGTTCCGACGGCACGGTCACGGTCAGGAACGTCGACCACAACCGGACCATCCCGCCGGACGGCAGCGTCACCTTCGGGTTCACCGCGACTTCGACCGGCAACAACCATCCGGTCGGCTCCGTCGTCTGCGTCAACCCGTAG
- a CDS encoding GH12 family glycosyl hydrolase domain-containing protein, giving the protein MPASRHRLSAPRGMLAALLTALANVAALMTAAPVARADTLICDQYGSTTIQGRYVVQNNRWGTDAAQCVTATDTGFRVTRADGGVPTNGAPKAYPSVFNGCHYTNCSPGTKLPAQVSGIATAPSSISYGYVGDATYNASYDIWLDPTPRTDGVNRTEIMIWFNKVGPVQPIGSQVGTATVGGRGWQVWTGSNGANDVISFVAPSAISSWDFDVMDFVRETVSRGMAQNNWYLTSVQAGFEPWQNGAGLTVHSFSSTVNLGAPGTGEPGPGPATACKVTYAPTVWTGGFTAEVTVANTGSTPVDNWALSFTLPSGQRITQAWNATVPTASGTVTATGLAHNARIAAGASQTFGFQGTYSGEFAAPSGFSLNGTACV; this is encoded by the coding sequence ATGCCAGCGTCACGGCACCGCCTCAGCGCCCCTCGTGGCATGCTCGCCGCGTTGCTCACCGCCCTGGCCAACGTCGCGGCACTCATGACCGCCGCGCCGGTGGCCCGGGCCGACACGCTGATCTGCGATCAGTACGGCTCGACCACGATCCAGGGCCGTTACGTGGTCCAGAACAACCGCTGGGGCACCGACGCCGCCCAGTGCGTCACCGCCACCGACACCGGCTTCCGGGTGACCCGGGCCGACGGGGGCGTGCCCACCAACGGCGCCCCGAAGGCGTACCCCTCGGTCTTCAACGGCTGCCACTACACGAACTGTTCGCCGGGGACCAAGCTCCCCGCCCAGGTCAGCGGCATCGCCACGGCGCCGAGCAGCATCTCGTACGGCTACGTCGGCGACGCGACGTACAACGCCTCGTACGACATCTGGCTGGACCCCACGCCCAGGACCGACGGGGTGAACCGGACCGAGATCATGATCTGGTTCAACAAGGTCGGCCCGGTCCAGCCGATCGGCTCACAGGTCGGCACCGCCACCGTCGGCGGGCGCGGCTGGCAGGTGTGGACGGGCAGCAACGGTGCCAACGACGTCATCTCCTTCGTCGCCCCGTCGGCCATCTCCAGCTGGGACTTCGACGTCATGGACTTCGTCCGGGAGACCGTCTCGCGCGGCATGGCCCAGAACAACTGGTACCTGACGAGCGTCCAGGCCGGCTTCGAGCCGTGGCAGAACGGCGCCGGGCTCACCGTGCATTCCTTCTCCTCCACGGTGAACCTCGGCGCACCCGGCACCGGCGAGCCGGGTCCCGGCCCTGCGACGGCCTGCAAGGTGACGTACGCGCCGACCGTCTGGACCGGCGGCTTCACGGCCGAAGTCACGGTCGCCAACACCGGTTCGACCCCGGTCGACAACTGGGCGCTGTCCTTCACCCTGCCCTCCGGACAGCGCATCACCCAGGCATGGAACGCCACCGTCCCCACGGCCTCCGGGACCGTGACGGCGACCGGGCTCGCGCACAACGCGCGAATCGCGGCCGGAGCCAGTCAGACGTTCGGCTTCCAGGGTACGTACAGCGGCGAGTTCGCCGCGCCGTCCGGGTTCAGCCTCAACGGCACCGCCTGCGTATGA